A part of Crassostrea angulata isolate pt1a10 chromosome 5, ASM2561291v2, whole genome shotgun sequence genomic DNA contains:
- the LOC128184266 gene encoding uncharacterized protein LOC128184266 isoform X2, with product MDADKDTYQFHPERTHQGLALVIANFTEGEDRREGADSDLKYMKKTFKRLGFKVDCHENMTKSDLDSLLNGYSGQKLLTSYDCFVFAISSHGMEFVQKDKMGNSVHQHAIKTFDDQFVYTSEILDHFNDTNCKALKNKPKLFFIQACRIPHTKATKTERIKGIGFDSGVHLPSRGDEHDQRTAGDLTDFDGSTCETDTDSDSESDDVSDTDVEEDESSLFDIEITARGHEEREKIWQNLEKRQAEIFKKLKKMENQVWLLGREYIVAAKENRKPEKKGPRSPIVGNSQTAAYENKKPSVHDNEELNSQNAASENDEEPCPHDSADEKPNPQYSPEVNADHEDDIDPAKGQKVYFTNTSAPVEFTLVPCHNDMLIMFASPQGHYAFRRKTDGSYMLRLLYESVEKYYVNGRLTGNHTNFLDVLRDVTTRMSKTKFMGSMEYTIVSCVVHKLRKDVIFTHGTNMSRTKFTIKPCDLE from the exons ATGGATGCTGATAAAGACACTTACCAATTTCACCCAGAACGGACACACCAGGGACTTGCCTTGGTGATTGCTAACTTTACAGAAGGAGAAGACAGGAGAGAAGGCGCTGATTCTGACCTCAAGTACatgaagaaaacatttaaacgaCTGGGATTCAAAGTAGATTGTCATGAGAATATGACAAAATCAGACCTGGACTCGTTATTGAATGGct ACTCGGGACAAAAACTGTTGACAAGTTATGATTGTTTTGTATTCGCTATCAGCTCCCATGGTATGGAATTTGTTCAGAAAGACAAAATGGGGAATAGTGTACACCAACATGCCATTAAAACGTTTGACGACCAGTTTGTATATACCAGTGAAATCCTGGATCACTTCAATGACACAAACTGCAAagctttaaaaaacaaacccaaACTATTCTTTATTCAG GCCTGCAGGATTCCGCACACCAAAGCTACAAAGACTGAACGCATCAAAGGGATCGGTTTTGACTCCGGAGTTCATCTTCCTAGTAGAGGAGACGAACATGACCAGAGAACTGCAGGGGACCTGACAGATTTTGATGGATCTACCTGTGAAACTGACACAG ATTCTGACAGTGAAAGTGATGATGTTTCAGACACCGATGTAGAGGAGGATGAGTCATCTTTATTTGACATTGAAATCACTGCTAGAGGTCATGAG GAAAGAGAAAAAATCTGGCAGAATTTAGAAAAAAGACAAgcagaaatttttaaaaagctgaAGAAAATGGAAAACCAGGTATGGCTTCTAGGGCGTGAATACATTGTAGCAGCCAAAGAAAACAGGAAACCGGAGAAAAAAGGTCCAAGGTCACCTATTGTTGGGAATTCACAGACTGCAGCCTATGAAAATAAGAAACCTAGTGTACACGATAATGAAGAACTAAACTCACAGAATGCAGCAAGTGAGAATGATGAAGAACCATGTCCACACGACTCAGCTGATGAGAAACCCAATCCTCAG TATTCACCAGAAGTGAATGCTGACCATGAAGATGATATCGACCCAGCAAAAGGACAAAAGGTTTACTTTACAAACACCTCAGCTCCAGTAGAGTTCACCTTGGTCCCCTGTCACAACGATATGCTCATCATGTTTGCCTCCCCTCAAG gtCATTACGCATTTAGAAGAAAAACAGACGGAAGTTACATGTTGCGGTTATTGTACGAGTCTGTAGAGAAATACTATGTAAATGGTCGTCTTACAGGGAATCATACTAACTTTCTAGATGTATTGAGGGATGTTACAACCCGGATGTCTAAAACGAAATTCATGGGTTCTATGGAATACACCATTGTGTCATGTGTCGTCCATAAACTGAGAAAAGATGTCATCTTTACTCACGGAACAAATATGAGCAGGACAAAATTTACAATCAAGCCCTGTGACTTGGAATGA
- the LOC128184266 gene encoding uncharacterized protein LOC128184266 isoform X1, producing the protein MDADKDTYQFHPERTHQGLALVIANFTEGEDRREGADSDLKYMKKTFKRLGFKVDCHENMTKSDLDSLLNGYSGQKLLTSYDCFVFAISSHGMEFVQKDKMGNSVHQHAIKTFDDQFVYTSEILDHFNDTNCKALKNKPKLFFIQACRIPHTKATKTERIKGIGFDSGVHLPSRGDEHDQRTAGDLTDFDGSTCETDTDSDSESDDVSDTDVEEDESSLFDIEITARGHEVLEREKIWQNLEKRQAEIFKKLKKMENQVWLLGREYIVAAKENRKPEKKGPRSPIVGNSQTAAYENKKPSVHDNEELNSQNAASENDEEPCPHDSADEKPNPQYSPEVNADHEDDIDPAKGQKVYFTNTSAPVEFTLVPCHNDMLIMFASPQGHYAFRRKTDGSYMLRLLYESVEKYYVNGRLTGNHTNFLDVLRDVTTRMSKTKFMGSMEYTIVSCVVHKLRKDVIFTHGTNMSRTKFTIKPCDLE; encoded by the exons ATGGATGCTGATAAAGACACTTACCAATTTCACCCAGAACGGACACACCAGGGACTTGCCTTGGTGATTGCTAACTTTACAGAAGGAGAAGACAGGAGAGAAGGCGCTGATTCTGACCTCAAGTACatgaagaaaacatttaaacgaCTGGGATTCAAAGTAGATTGTCATGAGAATATGACAAAATCAGACCTGGACTCGTTATTGAATGGct ACTCGGGACAAAAACTGTTGACAAGTTATGATTGTTTTGTATTCGCTATCAGCTCCCATGGTATGGAATTTGTTCAGAAAGACAAAATGGGGAATAGTGTACACCAACATGCCATTAAAACGTTTGACGACCAGTTTGTATATACCAGTGAAATCCTGGATCACTTCAATGACACAAACTGCAAagctttaaaaaacaaacccaaACTATTCTTTATTCAG GCCTGCAGGATTCCGCACACCAAAGCTACAAAGACTGAACGCATCAAAGGGATCGGTTTTGACTCCGGAGTTCATCTTCCTAGTAGAGGAGACGAACATGACCAGAGAACTGCAGGGGACCTGACAGATTTTGATGGATCTACCTGTGAAACTGACACAG ATTCTGACAGTGAAAGTGATGATGTTTCAGACACCGATGTAGAGGAGGATGAGTCATCTTTATTTGACATTGAAATCACTGCTAGAGGTCATGAGGTACTA GAAAGAGAAAAAATCTGGCAGAATTTAGAAAAAAGACAAgcagaaatttttaaaaagctgaAGAAAATGGAAAACCAGGTATGGCTTCTAGGGCGTGAATACATTGTAGCAGCCAAAGAAAACAGGAAACCGGAGAAAAAAGGTCCAAGGTCACCTATTGTTGGGAATTCACAGACTGCAGCCTATGAAAATAAGAAACCTAGTGTACACGATAATGAAGAACTAAACTCACAGAATGCAGCAAGTGAGAATGATGAAGAACCATGTCCACACGACTCAGCTGATGAGAAACCCAATCCTCAG TATTCACCAGAAGTGAATGCTGACCATGAAGATGATATCGACCCAGCAAAAGGACAAAAGGTTTACTTTACAAACACCTCAGCTCCAGTAGAGTTCACCTTGGTCCCCTGTCACAACGATATGCTCATCATGTTTGCCTCCCCTCAAG gtCATTACGCATTTAGAAGAAAAACAGACGGAAGTTACATGTTGCGGTTATTGTACGAGTCTGTAGAGAAATACTATGTAAATGGTCGTCTTACAGGGAATCATACTAACTTTCTAGATGTATTGAGGGATGTTACAACCCGGATGTCTAAAACGAAATTCATGGGTTCTATGGAATACACCATTGTGTCATGTGTCGTCCATAAACTGAGAAAAGATGTCATCTTTACTCACGGAACAAATATGAGCAGGACAAAATTTACAATCAAGCCCTGTGACTTGGAATGA
- the LOC128184268 gene encoding tolloid-like protein 1, producing the protein MQFCPILLLVFISWTCVHCILPTDLVCPNSGSEILIDGIGMESQKFRFPAVGTIGFPASFVCKWTFKAQPGLQLLLQIRGATIEDGETIEVIDTNNDVLLEELGPKTGLDFEMATSTGDSLTVRLTTDSSTGTTEEMFINVIAGTDSGICPGTTILSASDTTQSLTSSNFPEQYGKNEECDVTIFAGKGKAVNYTFEFTNMEEFVPSRRRRTCYDTIEVFDGSSTDNTLFDSCDPFFPQNFGLSSGQSLRVRYKTGALFEEHGFLLRYKQQDVDECAAEPGPCSEDATCINTDGSFQCVCKSGFTGDGVQCEATTPVIRKFIVPLVASSVGAGLTGAGLLFTLYVLANAAGNSL; encoded by the exons ATGCAGTTTTGTCCAATTCTTTTGTTGGTTTTTATTTCTTGGACCTGTGTCCATTGCATTTTACCAA cTGATCTTGTTTGTCCAAATAGTGGATCGGAAATCCTTATTGATGGCATTGGTATGGAGTCGCAGAAGTTCAGATTTCCAGCAGTCGGCACTATAGGATTCCCGGC gAGTTTTGTTTGCAAATGGACCTTCAAGGCTCAGCCAGGACTCCAACTTTTGTTACAGATAAGGGGTGCGACGATAGAGGATGGGGAAACGATAGAAGTAATAGATACAAATA ATGATGTCCTTTTGGAGGAACTCGGACCAAAGACAGGTCTAGATTTTGAAATGGCTACTTCTACTGGTGATTCCTTGACGGTCAGACTAACTACAGACAGTAGTACAGGAACCACAGAGGAGATGTTCATCAATGTCATTGCCGGCACAGATTCAG GTATTTGCCCAGGTACAACAATCCTATCTGCTTCGGACACTACCCAGTCATTGACGTCGAGTAATTTCCCTGAGCAATACGGAAA gAATGAAGAATGTGACGTCACCATCTTTGCTGGGAAGGGTAAAGCGGTGAACTATACTTTTGAATTCACAAATATGGAGGAATTTGTGCCATCACGTAGACGACGGACCTGTTATGATACCATTGAAGTATTTGAcg GTTCCTCGACAGACAATACGTTGTTCGACAGCTGTGATCCGTTCTTTCCTCAAAACTTTGGACTCAGCAGTGGGCAAAGTCTGCGAGTTCGATACAAAACTGGGGCTCTTTTTGAAGAACATGGGTTTCTTCTCCGATACAAACAACAAG ACGTGGATGAGTGTGCTGCGGAACCAGGACCGTGTTCCGAGGACGCTACCTGCATCAACACCGACGGATCTTTCCAGTGTGTCTGCAAATCCGGCTTCACAGGCGACGGAGTTCAATGTGAAG CAACAACGCCAGTGATCCGCAAGTTCATCGTCCCCCTTGTGGCCTCTTCTGTTGGGGCCGGTCTCACGGGGGCAGGGCTACTGTTTACACTCTACGTCCTAGCCAATGCAGCGGGAAATTCCTTATAA